The genomic window AAGGGAAAAATTGCCAAAAAGTTCGGTGAAGAAGCGGTAGAGGTGATCACAGGGTATCTCCAGAATGACAAAGAAAACCTCGTCTGGGAAATAGCGGACATGATCTACCACCTCACCGTCCTCATGGTCGACGCTGGTGTCACTATCCAGGATGTCATGAAGGAGCTCGAAAAGAGAAGAAAGTGATCAGCCAAATTCCTCCGGTGGATCTGAAAGCCCGAATTCGTGGAGAATCGCCTTCACTATGCGCTCTGAAGCCCTGCCATCCCCGAATGGATTCACGGCTTTCGCCATTTTTTCGTATTCTTCTCTGTCCAAAAGAAGCTTTTTTGCGAGTTCGAATATTCTTTCTTCCTCCACTCCTCCCAAAACGGCAACACCCGCTTCGATCGCTTCGGGCCTTTCAGTTTCCCTTCTCAGAACGATCACCGGCTTTCCGAGGGCCGGTGCCTCTTCCTGTATTCCTCCAGAGTCCGTCATGATGAGATAGCTTCTTGCCATCAGATTGTGCATGTCTATCACATTCACGGGGTCGATCAAGAAGACTCTCTCCATGTTTTCGAGCATCGGGAAGACGATCTCTCTCACGGCGGGGTTCATGTGAACCGGGTAAATCACCCTCACATCTTCGAATTCTTCAACGATCCTTCTCACTGCTTTACAGATGTTTTCAAGGGGCTTTCCGATGTTCTCTCTTCTATGGGAAGTGAGAAGGATGTACCTTCCGTCGGAAAAATCCATATTCCTCAAAACCGGATTCTCAAAAACGTGGTTCTCCTTCACGGTGTACCTGAGGGCGTCTATCACCGTGTTTCCAGTCACGTAGATCTTTCCCATGACGTTTTCCCTAAGAAGGTTCTCTCTGTTCCTCTTTGTAGGTGCGAAATGCAGTGTAGAAAGAACACCCGTTAGTCTTCTGTTGATCTCCTCTGGGAAAGGGGAGTACCTGTCATTTGTTCTCAAGCCTGCTTCAACGTGGCCAACCGGGATCCTGTGATAGAAGGCCGCGAGTGCTCCTGCGAACGTAGTCGTTGTGTCTCCCTGAACCAGTACGATATCCGGTTTTAACTCTTCAATCAAATCGTAGAGACCCGACAGTGCGTTCACAGTTATATCGGCAAGACTCTGCCGCTCTTTCATTATGTTCAGGTCAAAATCCAGTTTTATATCGAAAACTTCCAGCACCTGGTCCAGCATCTGTCTGTGCTGAGCGGTGACACAGACCAAACTTTCCACGTTTCGTTCTTCTTCGAGTTTTTTCACGAGAGGTGCCATCTTTATTGCTTCGGGTCTTGTTCCGAAGACGCTGAGAACTCTGATCACGTCCTCCACCTCCTGTTAAAATTGTACACGAGGAGGTGAAGTAATGAAAGCTCTGATTCTCGCAGGAGGATCTGGAGAAAGATTCTGGCCCCTTTCCACTCCTGAGACTCCAAAACAGTTTTTGAAACTCTTTGGAAACAAGAGTCTCATAAGGTGGACCTTCGAACGTGTTATGGAGGAAATGGACCCAAAAGACGTGATCGTTGTAACTCACAAAGACTACGTTGAGAGAACGAA from Thermotoga sp. Mc24 includes these protein-coding regions:
- the wecB gene encoding non-hydrolyzing UDP-N-acetylglucosamine 2-epimerase, which gives rise to MIRVLSVFGTRPEAIKMAPLVKKLEEERNVESLVCVTAQHRQMLDQVLEVFDIKLDFDLNIMKERQSLADITVNALSGLYDLIEELKPDIVLVQGDTTTTFAGALAAFYHRIPVGHVEAGLRTNDRYSPFPEEINRRLTGVLSTLHFAPTKRNRENLLRENVMGKIYVTGNTVIDALRYTVKENHVFENPVLRNMDFSDGRYILLTSHRRENIGKPLENICKAVRRIVEEFEDVRVIYPVHMNPAVREIVFPMLENMERVFLIDPVNVIDMHNLMARSYLIMTDSGGIQEEAPALGKPVIVLRRETERPEAIEAGVAVLGGVEEERIFELAKKLLLDREEYEKMAKAVNPFGDGRASERIVKAILHEFGLSDPPEEFG